A region from the Mucilaginibacter sp. CSA2-8R genome encodes:
- a CDS encoding ABC transporter ATP-binding protein: protein MDILFKYLKKHKFSVGMALLMTALNQCFALVDPLITGKIVDDYIVKRDMYSRLDFISGVVWLVTIAVAAALFSRIANNFQDYYTVTIAQKSGAEVYADGMKHALAMPFYEHQDQRSGEKLGMLQRIRSDIENLVKASINVTFMAMFGIVFVAVYSFTISYKVTLVFFVAVPIITWLSWILSKRVKVIHRAIVLKTSVLAGRTTESLRNIELVKSHGLANEEIDRLNKNTYKILALEVAKTKLLRVLSFVQGTTVNLVRSSMVVVLLVLIFDKEISAGQYFSFLLYAYFLFGPLQEFGHMALTWREAQISLANYRRIMSRPLEAIPDNPADLTHIDQISFENVQFKYNGTKRYAIKDISFHANKGETVAFVGPSGSGKSTLIKLLIGLYKPISGKIMYNSIESDNYHLDMFRRRLGFVTQDTQLFSGTIKDNLTFVKPDATDEECLDALNKAACQGMLSRADDGIHTLIGESGVKISGGEKQRLSIARALLRHPDVLLFDEATSALDSITEEEISKTVQHISNLKNRITLIIAHRLSTIMHADRIYVLENGDVVEVGNHHELLEQKGLYYAMWRQQSGERKLQEELDAFTESEVS, encoded by the coding sequence ATGGATATATTGTTTAAGTACCTTAAAAAACATAAGTTTTCGGTAGGCATGGCGCTCTTAATGACAGCGCTAAACCAATGCTTTGCTTTGGTTGACCCGTTAATTACCGGAAAAATAGTTGATGACTACATTGTAAAGCGGGATATGTACTCCCGTTTAGATTTTATAAGCGGTGTGGTATGGTTGGTTACCATAGCTGTAGCCGCAGCCTTGTTTTCCAGAATAGCCAATAATTTTCAAGATTATTACACCGTCACCATTGCGCAAAAATCGGGTGCCGAGGTTTACGCTGATGGAATGAAGCATGCGCTGGCTATGCCGTTTTACGAGCACCAGGATCAGCGTAGCGGTGAAAAACTGGGCATGTTGCAGCGCATACGCAGTGATATTGAAAACTTGGTTAAGGCATCTATCAACGTTACTTTTATGGCAATGTTTGGTATTGTGTTCGTGGCTGTATATTCCTTTACTATCAGTTATAAAGTAACACTGGTATTTTTTGTCGCCGTTCCTATTATTACCTGGTTAAGCTGGATATTATCAAAGCGCGTTAAGGTAATTCACCGTGCTATCGTTTTAAAAACTTCTGTGCTGGCCGGTCGAACTACCGAGTCTTTAAGAAATATCGAACTGGTTAAAAGCCATGGCTTGGCTAACGAGGAAATTGACCGTTTAAATAAGAATACTTACAAAATACTTGCTTTAGAAGTTGCTAAAACAAAACTGTTGCGTGTGCTCAGCTTTGTACAAGGCACCACTGTTAACCTGGTGCGCAGCAGCATGGTAGTTGTACTACTGGTACTTATTTTTGATAAAGAAATTTCTGCAGGGCAGTATTTCAGCTTTTTGCTGTATGCATACTTCCTGTTCGGCCCATTACAAGAGTTTGGCCACATGGCATTAACCTGGCGCGAGGCACAAATATCGTTGGCTAATTATCGCCGTATTATGAGCCGGCCTTTGGAGGCCATCCCCGATAACCCGGCTGATTTAACACATATTGATCAGATCTCGTTTGAAAATGTACAGTTTAAGTATAACGGTACTAAACGGTATGCTATAAAGGATATTTCGTTTCATGCTAATAAAGGCGAAACAGTGGCCTTTGTTGGGCCGTCTGGTTCGGGTAAGTCTACGCTCATTAAGTTATTAATTGGCTTATACAAACCCATCAGCGGTAAAATAATGTATAACAGCATTGAGAGTGACAATTATCACTTAGATATGTTTAGGCGCCGCCTTGGGTTTGTTACGCAGGATACACAGCTGTTTTCGGGCACAATTAAAGATAACCTTACTTTTGTAAAGCCCGACGCGACGGATGAAGAATGTTTGGATGCGCTAAACAAGGCGGCCTGTCAGGGCATGCTTTCGCGCGCCGACGATGGTATTCATACCCTAATTGGTGAAAGTGGTGTTAAAATATCGGGTGGCGAAAAGCAGCGCTTAAGTATTGCCCGTGCTTTATTACGGCACCCTGATGTATTGTTGTTTGATGAAGCTACCTCGGCTTTAGATTCTATTACCGAAGAGGAGATCAGCAAAACGGTACAACATATCTCTAATCTAAAAAATCGTATTACACTGATTATTGCTCACCGCTTAAGTACCATTATGCACGCCGACCGTATCTATGTGTTAGAAAACGGCGACGTGGTAGAGGTGGGTAACCACCACGAGTTACTGGAGCAAAAGGGTTTGTATTACGCCATGTGGCGGCAACAATCAGGAGAACGCAAACTACAGGAAGAGCTGGATGCGTTTACCGAAAGTGAGGTATCATAA
- a CDS encoding ABC transporter ATP-binding protein, which produces MKLLLTYLSKHRWVVLLALALAAVNISFSLLDPYITGRVVDRFIEKRKLLNHHEFVWGVLTWVGLAVGAAMVSRIAKNFQDYFTNIITQKVGANMYADGLKHSLELPYQVFEDQRSGETLGILQKVRLDCEKFITSFISVLFVSLVGMVFVIFYSFSVSYKVTLVYFAAIPVIGFVSTALSKRIKNIQRTIVAETTALAGSTTESLRNIELVKSLGLVNQEINRLNKTTYKILDLELKKVKYVRSMSFVQGTTVNLVRSIMVIILLLLIFEETISPGQYFTFLFYSFFLFNPLQELGNVILAWRESQVSLANFEQIINTPVEVKPEKPVLLEKVKDLIFANVSFKHLTANRNALNHISFGVKTGTTIAFVGPSGSGKTTLVKLLVGLYQPLQGDILYNGVLSKEIDLDRLRERIGFVTQDTQLFSGTIRENLQFVRPNATDEECMQVLQRAACRTLLARADKGLDTVIGEGGVKVSGGEKQRLSIARALLRRPDILVFDEATSALDSLTEEEITETIKEVSEHQEHITILIAHRLSTIMHADRIYVLEKGQIIEEGKHLDLISQKGLYYAMWRQQIGEKFTTEA; this is translated from the coding sequence ATGAAGTTACTTTTAACCTATTTATCCAAACATCGTTGGGTAGTGTTGCTGGCTTTGGCCTTAGCGGCTGTTAACATTAGTTTTTCCCTGCTCGATCCATATATTACTGGTCGTGTTGTCGACCGTTTTATTGAAAAACGTAAGCTATTAAATCATCATGAGTTTGTTTGGGGTGTGCTTACCTGGGTGGGTTTAGCTGTTGGAGCGGCCATGGTATCGCGTATAGCCAAAAACTTTCAAGATTACTTTACCAACATCATTACTCAAAAGGTTGGTGCCAATATGTACGCTGATGGTTTAAAACACTCGCTTGAGTTACCATACCAGGTTTTTGAAGACCAGCGCAGCGGCGAAACCTTGGGTATTTTGCAAAAAGTACGCCTAGACTGCGAAAAGTTTATCACATCATTCATCAGTGTGCTGTTTGTGAGCCTGGTAGGTATGGTGTTCGTTATTTTTTATTCGTTTAGCGTGAGTTATAAAGTAACGCTGGTGTACTTCGCAGCTATCCCGGTTATCGGTTTTGTGAGTACCGCCTTAAGCAAGCGCATTAAGAACATACAACGCACCATCGTAGCCGAAACTACAGCTTTGGCTGGATCAACCACTGAGTCTTTACGTAATATTGAATTAGTAAAAAGTTTAGGCTTGGTAAATCAGGAGATTAACCGCCTCAACAAAACCACGTACAAGATACTCGACCTGGAGTTAAAAAAAGTTAAGTACGTGCGCAGTATGAGCTTTGTACAAGGTACTACTGTTAACCTGGTACGCAGTATTATGGTGATAATTTTGCTGTTGTTGATATTTGAAGAAACTATATCACCGGGGCAGTATTTTACCTTTCTGTTTTACTCATTCTTTTTGTTTAACCCGTTGCAGGAGTTAGGGAACGTTATCCTGGCCTGGCGTGAGTCGCAGGTCTCTTTAGCAAACTTTGAGCAAATCATTAACACGCCTGTTGAGGTTAAGCCCGAAAAGCCGGTACTGTTAGAAAAAGTGAAAGACCTGATTTTTGCTAACGTAAGCTTTAAGCATTTAACCGCTAACCGCAATGCTCTTAACCATATTAGTTTTGGGGTAAAAACGGGTACCACCATTGCCTTTGTTGGGCCATCGGGTTCAGGTAAAACCACCTTGGTGAAGCTTTTGGTGGGTTTATATCAGCCTTTGCAAGGCGATATTTTATATAATGGTGTGCTGAGTAAGGAAATTGATTTAGATCGCCTGCGCGAGCGGATAGGCTTTGTAACACAGGATACGCAACTGTTTTCGGGTACTATTCGCGAAAACCTGCAATTTGTTCGCCCCAACGCTACTGATGAAGAGTGTATGCAGGTTTTGCAGCGTGCTGCTTGCCGAACTTTGCTGGCCCGTGCTGATAAGGGACTTGACACCGTAATTGGTGAAGGTGGTGTTAAAGTATCAGGCGGCGAAAAGCAACGCTTATCTATAGCACGTGCCTTATTGCGTAGGCCCGATATTTTGGTATTTGATGAGGCCACCTCGGCCCTTGATTCTTTAACTGAAGAAGAAATTACGGAAACTATTAAAGAAGTATCGGAGCACCAAGAGCATATTACCATTTTAATTGCTCACCGTTTAAGTACCATCATGCATGCTGATCGCATTTATGTGTTAGAGAAAGGGCAGATTATTGAAGAAGGCAAGCACCTGGATCTAATCAGTCAAAAGGGCTTGTATTACGCTATGTGGCGACAGCAAATCGGTGAAAAATTTACTACAGAAGCGTAA